Within the Eucalyptus grandis isolate ANBG69807.140 chromosome 1, ASM1654582v1, whole genome shotgun sequence genome, the region ACGCCTTCTTCTTCCACAGCGGCAGCGAGGGCCTCCGCACCCCCCGGTCCGCGATCCCGCCTTCCTCCTCCACGACGTTGTCTCCCAACATCACGACCGGCCCCAAGGGGAAGTCCTTCATCAGGTGTGGATTCCTTCATTTTGGTGGTTTGCTGGCATCCCAAATGGATGCTCCGTCTTCGTTTTGGTTTCCGGAACGTCGTGCTGCAGTCGCACGATCGTTTGAACTCGCTTAGATTCTATGCGGTTTGTACGTATAGCCGCGGAAGAACACAATCGAAGTCCTTTAAATGAAACGTCAAAAAATGGTTTATATTACGTATAATATACTGTATGGTTTACTTCGGTTTGCATTTTATGTTTTGTGATCCACATCTCGAGGGTACCATAATTAAAGGGAGGACAGTATGGAGAAATCCGAGTGGTTATTTGCCTGGAAAAATGGTTCCTTTGATGGTAGTGTTTGGTTTAATGTCATTGGCTTACCTTGTACTTGGACTTATATGGTTTTTGAAGTTCGTTCAACACTGGAAGGATGTCATACAATTGCATTACCACATAACTGCAGTTATTGCTCTTGGAATGTGTGAATCGGCTCTCTGGTACTTTGAATATTCCAACTTAAACTCCACTGGAAGAAGACCGATGGGCATCACGATGTGGGCTGTCACTTTTACTGCAGTAAAGACAACATTCTCGAGACTTCTCTTATTG harbors:
- the LOC120295629 gene encoding transmembrane protein 87B-like, which codes for MEVRESRRAQRRLGFFCLVAALVSIATVDASVHNYFNEAFTSRSNAFFFHSGSEGLRTPRSAIPPSSSTTLSPNITTGPKGKSFIRCGFLHFGGLLGTIIKGRTVWRNPSGYLPGKMVPLMVVFGLMSLAYLVLGLIWFLKFVQHWKDVIQLHYHITAVIALGMCESALWYFEYSNLNSTGRRPMGITMWAVTFTAVKTTFSRLLLLVVSMGYGVVRPTLGGITSRVLFGGAYRVASESYELVEHLGNINDFSGKTALFLVLLVRLLDACFILWIFSSLSKTLEQLQVLVLCLLG